In Tachysurus fulvidraco isolate hzauxx_2018 chromosome 1, HZAU_PFXX_2.0, whole genome shotgun sequence, a single window of DNA contains:
- the lcor gene encoding ligand-dependent corepressor, which translates to MQRMLQKLAMEYTSKTYSAQDISPSQPLLNGSKYQSRPEAPLLDPAANTTSCLFDYTDSETIITPSSQNPVLCEFLMAEQDTPLDLTIKKTGVESSNQDGVLDLSTKKKQSRISLKPSHEFSVIPVVKRQPMNTEENDQESDDKDGLHLQGLRDGISNNHTCSAPFKPLLAKSFLIKEELLSKKHCFLGQPSPISLTSLETVGFLSSSQTYPLLSRDGFWEKPQLDGVLECKSAPSHLSDLKNHPLVLENHGTFNKGTSSCFNKSFDIFTITSKKDTRNSPSVDLKIPQVKGMDLSWNSNGNISEIYNYSSVTVGCLQTDNSISRRLRAILPKQCSRDGFESFFDGGGVSEYLVTDTDQSTSGPQYPTSDPEADLTVSKQPRKKRGRYRRYNSEILEEAIGVVMSGKMSVSKAQNIYGIPHSTLEYKVKERMGTLKNPPKKKLKMIMRIDRQDSIAPETETISASTATSSTVQEDVL; encoded by the exons ATGCAGCGAATGCTTCAAAAGCTTGCCATGGAATATACCTCAAAAACCTATTCAGCTCAGGATATTTCCCCTTCCCAACCATTACTAAACGGCAGCAAGTACCAAAGCCGGCCAGAAGCACCCTTGCTAGACCCTGCTGCAAACACAACCAGCTGCCTCTTTGATTACACAGACTCTGAAACCATTATTACTCCCTCATCACAAAACCCTGTCCTCTGTGAATTTTTAATGGCTGAACAGGATACTCCACTGGACCTCACTATTAAGAAGACTGGTGTTGAGTCCAGTAACCAag ATGGAGTCCTGGATCTCTCTaccaagaaaaaacaaagcagaatCTCTCTCAAGCCCTCTCATGAATTTTCTGTTATACCTGTAGTCAAAAG GCAACCTATGAACACTGAAGAAAATGACCAAGAAAGTGATGATAAGGATGGATTGCATCTACAAGGCTTGCGAGATGGTATATCGAACAACCATACTTGCTCTGCCCCTTTCAAACCTCTACTTGCCAAATCATTTCTTATAAAGGAGGAACTCCTAAGTAAGAAGCATTGCTTCCTTGGACAGCCATCACCTATTTCTTTGACCAGCTTAGAGACGGTAGGTTTTCTTAGTTCCAGTCAAACATACCCTCTCCTGTCTCGTGATGGATTCTGGGAGAAACCACAATTAGATGGTGTACTTGAGTGTAAATCTGCTCCCAGCCATCTTAGCGATCTAAAGAACCATCCGCTTGTCTTAGAAAATCATGGAACCTTTAACAAAGGTACCAGTTCCTGCTTTAACAAGTCCTTTGATATATTTACCATTACATCAAAAAAAGATACAAGAAACTCCCCTTCAGTTGATTTAAAAATTCCACAAGTAAAGGGTATGGATCTCTCCTGGAACTCCAATGGGAACATTTCTGAGATCTATAATTACAGTTCTGTTACTGTGGGCTGTTTGCAGACAGATAATTCTATAAGCAGGAGGCTCAGGGCCATTTTACCCAAACAGTGTAGTAGAGATGGCTTTGAAAGCTTCTTTGATGGAGGTGGGGTGAGTGAGTATTTAGTCACCGATACTGATCAATCGACATCTGGACCTCAGTATCCAACCTCAGATCCTGAAGCAGATCTAACAGTCTCCAAGCAGCCACGCAAAAAAAGGGGCCGATATCGCCGGTATAATAGTGAGATCCTTGAAGAGGCTATTGGTGTGGTGATGAGTGGGAAAATGAGTGTTTCAAAAGCACAGAACATTTATGGTATTCCTCATAGTACGCTGGAGTACAAGGTAAAAGAGAGGATGGGCACACTGAAGAATCCACCGAAAAAGAAGCTTAAAATGATTATGAGGATAGATAGACAAGACTCAATTGCTCCAGAAACTGAAACTATATCAGCATCAACTGCCACATCCAGCACAGTGCAAGAAGATGTATTGTAG